From Tachypleus tridentatus isolate NWPU-2018 chromosome 8, ASM421037v1, whole genome shotgun sequence, a single genomic window includes:
- the LOC143222737 gene encoding mRNA decay activator protein ZFP36L1-like, with translation MSTAIVSFCDFEETFCKNNVLGQRRPIPLDRRPLDSPPLSVASARRNSASALLSVISPPAKPVAMSQKSTSNGIHVHTNSTIDVTANSVVYTTKEHRKLDRSLSEPVAQPKLNQVNSSRYKTELCRPFEENGTCKYGDKCQFAHGFQELRTLARHPKYKTELCRTFHTTGLCPYGPRCHFIHNSEESRKHMFNNLQVGLQPFQRSEGSSRTSEAGLVVNRPKTLSLGSAGEVSPPSSLSASPTSLNNFFPEDTLGNFSPAPHTAGAILNTSVFSFSQDFASLMSPVKQQATLSTFGGSQPSLNPIAVYTVNGLGDSIVDNTVFSEALHSPGHAPPSPVDSLSSELDNFSLGGSPRGATCSSPLDVSRNLPRLPIFSKLSILD, from the exons ATGTCTACGGCGATTGTATCATTTTGCGATTTCGAGGAGACGTTTTGTAAG AACAACGTCCTGGGTCAAAGAAGGCCAATCCCGCTGGACAGGAGGCCTCTCGACTCTCCACCCCTTAGTGTAGCCAGTGCCAGACGTAACTCTGCTAGTGCCTTATTGAGTGTAATTTCGCCACCGGCTAAACCAGTTGCAATGAGCCAGAAGTCCACAAGTAATGGAATACATGTACACACTAACTCGACAATCGATGTTACGGCCAATTCCGTTGTATATACAACAAAGGAACATCGAAAATTGGACCGCAGTCTTAGTGAACCTGTCGCCCAGCCCAAACTAAACCAAGTTAATTCCAGTCGGTACAAGACTGAGCTTTGTCGGCCATTCGAAGAAAATGGAACTTGCAAGTACGGAGATAAGTGCCAATTTGCTCATGGTTTCCAAGAACTGCGTACCTTAGCTCGGCACCCAAAGTATAAAACTGAGCTTTGTCGCACGTTCCACACCACGGGACTTTGTCCGTATGGACCAAGGTGCCACTTCATCCATAACAGTGAAGAGTCGAGAAAACACATGTTCAATAATTTACAGGTGGGTCTTCAACCTTTTCAACGATCTGAAGGGTCATCGAGGACGTCTGAAGCAGGTCTTGTTGTAAATCGGCCCAAGACACTTTCCTTGGGCTCTGCTGGAGAGGTGTCACCTCCGTCCAGTCTCAGTGCCAGCCCCACATCACTAAACAATTTTTTCCCCGAAGATACTTTAGGAAACTTTTCTCCTGCTCCTCACACTGCAGGAGCAATACTTAATACTTcagttttttctttctctcaGGATTTCGCCTCTTTGATGTCTCCTGTGAAACAGCAAGCCACTTTGTCTACATTTGGCGGTTCCCAGCCAAGCCTCAATCCTATCGCTGTTTACACTGTTAATGGTTTAGGTGATAGTATAGTAGATAATACTGTGTTTTCTGAAGCTTTGCATTCTCCGGGCCATGCTCCACCGTCACCTGTAGATTCTTTGAGTTCAGAGTTGGACAACTTTAGCTTGGGCGGTAGCCCCAGGGGAGCCACGTGCAGCTCTCCGTTGGACGTAAGTCGCAACCTTCCACGGTTGCCTATTTTCAGCAAGCTGTCGATCTTGGACTAA